Within the Candidatus Deferrimicrobiaceae bacterium genome, the region GGATGCCGCTTTGCCGAAGGCGGCCCAGAAAGGGTCCACTTTGGGATGAACCAGTTCCCGGGACTTCCCGTGTTCGAAACATCGCAACCCCTGCCGCGAATCCACGACCTCCCCCACCATGCTGACGAGGATTCCCTTGTCGCCCAGCCGCCGGACCACTTCCTGCGCCTTGTGCGGCCGGCAGGTGAGAATCAGGGTCCCCTCGCTGATCGACGTGTAGGGGTCGATGTCGAACAGGTCGCACACCTTCCGCACCGGGTCCTGCACGATGATCTTCTCCTTGTCGATCGTCATGCCGACTCCCGACGCCTGGGCGACCTCGAACAGGCCGCCCCATACGCCGCACTCGGTCGCATCGTGCATGGAGGTGACGCCGTTTTCCCGCACCCCGACCTCCACGGCGGTGAGGGCATCCTCCACGACCGACATCTGCCAGAAGATCTCCTCGGCTTCCCGGGCCACCTTCTCCCCGTATCGTTCCGCCACCCGTTGGGGGAAGGTGACGGCGAACAGGCCGGCGGCTTCGATGGCCGCCCCCTTGGTGATGAGGACGGTATCCCCCGGCCGCGCCATCGTTGGGGTCACGTATCGGTCTTTGGGCCCGATGCCGATCACGGTGGCCCCGCCGATCATGGGATATTCGCACCCTTCGTAGCGGCCGGTGTGCCCGGTGATGATCGCCATGCCGATCTTGTCGCACTCCCGATGGACCACCGCCCATAGCGCCTCGAAGTCCTCCCGGGTCATCGACAGGGGGAGATTCAGGTCCATGGTGATGTAGGCCGGCCGGATCCCGGAGGTGGCCGCATCGGAAGCGAGGATGTGGACGGCGAACCAGGCGGAACGTTCCCATCCGTAGGGGGGGACGACGAAGATCGGATCGGTCGTGGTCACCATCACCTTTCCGTTGCCCAGATCGACGATCCCCACATCCACCCCATGCTGGGGACCCACCAGGATTTCCGGACGCTTCCGGCCCAGTCGGGGGAGGATGACCTCATCGAAGATTTCCGAGGATACCTTGCCGATGGCGGGCATCTGCGCTTTCACGTCATCCTCCTGTCGAACCGTCAGAAAAGGGGAACCGGAAGACATGTCCCGTCGCCGCCATGAGCCGCGGGGCAGGATCGGAATCCGGAAGGCGTGGTTTCATTATCCCGTTCCGGCGTCCGGATGGCAAGAAGCGGAAGCCAGAAGCGGAAGCCATCCGGGCGACGTTGATGGTATAGTGACCCGCATGAAGGCGCTCCTTTTGGAGAACATCCACCCGGGGGCAATCCCGGTATTTGCGGCTGCGGGGTTCGAGGTGGAGGCGGTCCCCCAAAATCCCGGGAAAAAAGCGCTCGCCCAGATGATCGGGGACGTGTCCGTCCTCGGGATCCGATCGAAGACCCGGATCGGACCCGACATCCTTGCGCGGGCCCCGCGCCTGTCGGCGATCGGTGCATTCTGCATCGGGACGGAGCAGATCGATTCCTCCGCG harbors:
- a CDS encoding AIR synthase family protein codes for the protein MKAQMPAIGKVSSEIFDEVILPRLGRKRPEILVGPQHGVDVGIVDLGNGKVMVTTTDPIFVVPPYGWERSAWFAVHILASDAATSGIRPAYITMDLNLPLSMTREDFEALWAVVHRECDKIGMAIITGHTGRYEGCEYPMIGGATVIGIGPKDRYVTPTMARPGDTVLITKGAAIEAAGLFAVTFPQRVAERYGEKVAREAEEIFWQMSVVEDALTAVEVGVRENGVTSMHDATECGVWGGLFEVAQASGVGMTIDKEKIIVQDPVRKVCDLFDIDPYTSISEGTLILTCRPHKAQEVVRRLGDKGILVSMVGEVVDSRQGLRCFEHGKSRELVHPKVDPFWAAFGKAASQGR